From the genome of Sander lucioperca isolate FBNREF2018 chromosome 1, SLUC_FBN_1.2, whole genome shotgun sequence, one region includes:
- the LOC116051161 gene encoding exosome complex component RRP40-like: MFSGLKDKVGEVLLPGDEFSLETDDTISLTERVKPEKVVCGPGLRRSGDRLLVCKSGVLRHKQPNMFWMDSQQRRYVPAKGETVIGIVTVKSGDVFKVDFGGSEQASLSYLAFEGATKRNRPNVQVGDLVFSQFVVANRDMEPELVCVDSSGRANGMGVFGGGGLLFTVSLGLARRLLSPHSDVLSDLQTLFPCELVVGMNGRLWVKSSSVQQTLVIANLLQSCDTMTAPQRQELFRRAAQGAL, translated from the exons ATGTTCTCCGGTTTAAAAGATAAAGTCGGGGAGGTTTTGTTACCGGGAGATGAATTCTCCTTGGAGACCGACGACACCATCTCTCTGACGGAGCGCGTGAAGCCGGAGAAGGTCGTGTGTGGCCCGGGTCTGAGGCGGAGCGGAGACCGGCTGCTGGTGTGTAAAAGCGGCGTGCTGCGACACAAACAGCCCAACATGTTCTGGATGGATTCCCAGCAGAGGAGG TATGTCCCCGCTAAAGGAGAGACCGTCATCGGCATCGTGACGGTTAAATCTGGAGACGTCTTCAAGGTGGACTTTGGAGGAAGTGAGCAGGCGTCTCTGTCCTACCTGGCGTTTGAGGGCGCCACCAAGAGGAACCGACCCAACGTCCAG gtgGGTGACCTGGTGTTCTCCCAGTTCGTCGTAGCCAATCGGGACATGGAGCCGGAGCTGGTGTGTGTGGACAGTTCAGGACGAGCCAATGGGATGGGAGTGTTTGGAGGTGGAGGGCTGCTCTTCACCGTCTCTCTGGGACTGGCCAGGAG GCTGCTGTCCCCCCACAGCGACGTCCTGTCCGACCTGCAGACCCTGTTCCCCTGCGAGCTGGTGGTCGGGATGAACGGCCGTCTGTGGGTCAAGTCGTCCAGCGTTCAGCAGACGCTCGTCATCGCCAACCTGCTGCAGAGCTGTGACACCATGACGGCCCCCCAGAGACAGGAGCTGTTCAGGAGGGCTGCACAGGGGGCGCTATAA